A window of Anomalospiza imberbis isolate Cuckoo-Finch-1a 21T00152 chromosome 4, ASM3175350v1, whole genome shotgun sequence contains these coding sequences:
- the LRPAP1 gene encoding alpha-2-macroglobulin receptor-associated protein has translation MAAVRALLALAAALLLAAAGQASKYSREANEGLAAADGKRREAGEFRVVRLNQIWEKAQRLHLSAVKLAELYSDLKIQEKDELSWKKLKAEGLDEDGEKEAKLRRNLNVIMTKYGMNGKKDSQLVDTNYIKDGTESDTLDDPRLEKLWSKAKTSGKFSDEELDKLWREFKHHKEKIREYNILLETVSRTEDIHKNVINPSEENLVKEEILHNKHRELKEKLRSINQGFERLRKVSHQGYDTTSEFEEPRVIDLWDLAKSANFTEKELESFREELKHFEAKIEKHHHYQKQLEISHQKLKHVEGTGDKDHLNRNKEKYAMLQEKTKELGYKVKKHLQDLSSRISQGLQHNEL, from the exons ATGGCGGCTGTGCGGGCGCTGCTGGCCCTCGCCGCCGCGCTGCTCCTGGCTGCCGCCGGCCAGGCCAGCAAGTACTCCCGGGAGGCCAACGAGGGGCTGGCGGCGGCCGACGGCAAGCGGCGGGAGGCCGGGGAGTTCCGGGTGGTGAGGCTGAACCAGATCTGGGAGAAGGCGCAGCGG CTCCATCTCTCTGCTGTGAAACTGGCAGAATTGTATAGTGATctaaaaatacaagaaaaggATGAGCTGAGCTGGAAAAAACTGAAGGCTGAAGGGCTGGATGaagatggagagaaggaagCCAAGCTCAGACGCAACTTAAATG TCATTATGACTAAATATGGAATGAATGGAAAGAAGGACTCTCAACTAGTTGATACCAACTATATTAAAGATGGCACAGAAAGTGACACACTAGATGATCCAAGACTGGAAAAACTTTGGAGCAAG GCCAAGACCTCTGGGAAGTTCTCTGATGAGGAGCTGGATAAGCTTTGGCGAGAATTTAAGCATCACAAAGAAAAGATTCGTGAATACAACATTCTGCTGGAGACCGTGAGCAGAACAGAAG ATATCCACAAAAATGTTATCAATCCCTCTGAGGAGAACCTGGTGAAAGAGGAAATCTTGCACAACAAACACAGAGAACTCAAGGAGAAGTTAAGGAGCATCAATCAGGGCTTTGAACGTCTGCGTAAAGTCAGTCACCAGGGATATGACACAACCAGTG AATTTGAAGAACCAAGAGTGATTGATTTGTGGGACCTGGCCAAATCAGCGAATTTCACTGAGAAAGAGCTTGAATCTTTTCGG GAGGAGCTGAAGCATTTTGAAGCAAAAATTGAAAAACACCATCATTACCAGAAACAATTAGAGATTTCACACCAGAAACTGAAGCATGTAGAGGGAACTGGAGACAAGGATCATCTGaacagaaacaaagagaaatatGCCATGCTGCAAGAAAAGACAAAGGAACTAGGATATAAG GTGAAGAAGCACTTGCAAGACTTATCCAGCAGAATTTCTCAAGGTCTTCAACACAATGAACTATAA
- the LOC137472983 gene encoding C-C motif chemokine 3-like yields the protein MRVLAAALPVLLLVAICSLAEADLRVARSAALSTNEAKSRCCFSYISHPIRRSSISSAYMTSKACPTPAVVLITSKGNQVCADPNAPWVQKYLKHLELLEY from the exons ATGAGGGTCCTTGCAGCCGCCCTGCCTGTTCTGCTCCTTGTGGCCATCTGCTCCCTGGCTGAGGCTGATCTCAGAGTCGCCAGGAGTGCTGCACTTTCCACGAACG AAGCCAAAAGCAGGTGCTGCTTCTCCTACATTTCGCACCCCATTCGACGCAGCAGCATCAGCTCTGCCTACATGACCAGCAAAGCCTGCCCAACGCCAGCCGTGGT CCTGATCACCAGCAAGGGGAACCAGGTGTGTGCAGACCCCAACGCTCCCTGGGTGCAGAAATATCTGAAGCACTTGGAGCTTCTGGAGTACTGa